Proteins encoded by one window of Leishmania infantum JPCM5 genome chromosome 32:
- a CDS encoding putative ATP-dependent RNA helicase-like protein, with translation MDAFRSLTIGTKFSAARNGEAAKLFRNAGKDKGSRGFPDAIGADGAVALENASDMGSSSLSVPPPSATLNLFGRPTRSQADANAHLGISGGSDAVAAANTASDDKALKAITFKKKRNIWRRNDLQVTGTDLPAPIEHFSDLVRPPLSVPRNVVNNLFVRQHKVPTPIQMQAISSLIHHRDVLACAPTGSGKTIAFLVPLFALLKAPDASCGVRALIVTPTAELAQQIEREAFFLMKGQRWKFVQHGQTTKNKDIFIATPGRIVSLLEQKLLDLSNVQYLVFDEGDRLWDSRTDFLTVIDRILTACTRTDKVVSLFTATLSEKVEAAARSVMGADPVRIIVHGRRSANTHVKQRLIFCGNELGKVVAMRNLVREGITPPVLVFVQSVERSKELYEEIRAEGLHMAIMHAKMTVEQREETVLQFRLGKIWVLVTTELLARGIDFKNVGTVINFDFPATVDSYIHRVGRTGRAGKEGTAITFFTEDDKERLPPIAKVMQDSGNAVEDWILGIKVDRSTRRRLERTTPQRTIVSTRKRMLVAQQRMQRQYRRLEAEENEKKAARKASKRRKGRGDCERNDGDDSMDDE, from the coding sequence ATGGATGCCTTCCGGTCGTTGACGATCGGCACCAAATTCAGCGCTGCCCGAAacggggaggcggcgaagtTGTTTCGCAACGCGGGCAAGGACAAGGGCAGCCGCGGATTTCCTGACGCTATCGGCGCTGATGGAGCAGTTGCCCTTGAGAACGCATCGGAcatgggcagcagcagcctgtCAGTGCCGCCTCCCAGTGCGACGCTGAACCTTTTTGGACGCCCCACAAGGAGTCAAGCTGACGCAAATGCGCACCTCGGTATTTCAGGCGGCTCggacgctgtcgctgccgccaacaCCGCCTCCGACGACAAGGCGCTAAAGGCAATAACCTTCAAGAAGAAGCGCAACATCTGGCGCCGCAACGATCTGCAGGTGACGGGCACGGACTTGCCGGCACCGATCGAGCACTTCTCCGACCTCGTGCGCCCACCGCTAAGCGTGCCGCGCAATGTAGTGAACAACCTCTTCGTCCGTCAGCACAAAGTGCCCACCCCAATCCAGATGCAAGCGATCTCATCCCTCATCCACCACCGCGACGTGCTTGCCTGCGCACCGACCGGCTCCGGCAAGACGATTGCGTTTCTCGTCCCTCTTTTTGCGCTGCTCAAGGCACCGGATGCGTCCtgcggtgtgcgtgcccTCATTGTGACACCCACCGCCGAGCTTGCCCAGCAGATCGAGCGCGAGGCATTCTTCTTGATGAAGGGTCAGCGATGGAAATTTGTGCAGCACGGCCAGACGACCAAGAACAAGGACATTTTCATTGCCACGCCCGGCCGTATTGTGTCGCTGCTCGAGCAGAAGCTGCTAGACTTGAGCAACGTGCAGTATCTCGTGTTCGACGAGGGCGATCGCTTGTGGGACAGCAGGACGGACTTCTTGACTGTGATTGACAGGATTCTCACTGCATGTACGCGCACCGACAAGGTCGTCAGCCTGTTTACGGCCACGCTGAGCGAGAAGGTCGAGGCAGCTGCCCGCTCCGTCATGGGCGCCGACCCAGTGCGCATAATTGTCCATGGCCGACGCTCTGCGAACACGCACGTGAAACAGCGATTGATCTTCTGCGGCAATGAGCTCGGCAAAGTCGTAGCGATGCGCAACCTTGTGCGGGAGGGCATCACGCCGCCGGTGCTCGTGTTCGTGCAGAGCGTGGAGCGGTCCAAGGAGCTGTACGAGGAGATTCGGGCAGAAGGCCTGCACATGGCTATCATGCATGCCAAGATGACCGTGGAGCAGCGtgaggagacggtgctgcagtTCCGTCTCGGCAAAATCTGGGTCCTTGTGACGACGGAGCTGCTTGCGCGCGGTATCGACTTCAAGAACGTGGGCACAGTCATCAACTTCGATTTTCCAGCAACTGTCGACTCGTATATCCACCGCGTGGGTCGCACGGGCCGCGCCGGAAAGGAGGGAACGGCGATTACGTTTTTTACGGAGGACGACAAGGAGCGACTTCCCCCGATCGCGAAGGTGATGCAGGACTCTGGGAACGCCGTGGAGGATTGGATACTGGGCATCAAGGTGGATCGCAgcacccgccgccgtcttgAGCGCACAACACCGCAGCGCACCATTGTCAGCACGCGGAAGCGCATGCTGGTGGCCCAGCAGCGTATGCAGCGTCAGTACCGCCGtctggaggcggaggagaacgagaagaAGGCAGCGAGGAAAGCCTCCAAGAGGCGCAAGGGCCGCGGGGACTGCGAAcgcaacgacggcgatgacaGCATGGATGATGAGTAG
- a CDS encoding putative phosphatase produces MLADVTDTYGRPPSERGARGDGGAKHQKKKRKTKLKRVDESEQDGWLDRARQGLHCSLFCGGAKCRQESWEAMKEKDQRAAAIEGLQSNWVGNDVIASQRPSTSLFLKYPIIAQFHAKNVTGVLNLQEKGEHGNCGPDGIYESSGYSYNGAEDLMPHGISYYEFPWPDMTAPQQDIVLRSVQVMDYHIKQKGKVLVHCHAGLGRTGLMIACYYVYSQHIPSDEAIALVRKMRPGAIQTTRQAQFIADFEKHLWRLSQAFRVEISDALIDLNLFIQRQRLVLHGEQADLYKSVPLFLHTILCRLLNLTKNNPDAARLALQSLGPSAAPTDTTLSACRIAINRRRFRVQSVRDVSILSFLVCDWFRSTSSPALTEENCDQIVESMRASISKQEGLPLEIRRILSKPARHTLGMVISAFIIISRQVGCVSLTNFAFRCVVDSFNHAFNPIKVRHSPLERELIHKFFLEWGESVGDLYFNYDTVPAAHRTIKRIALASSIVLEATKNTDPPRRSSPSVQTLSVPSSTQEMPSNPAKKTEGTESTLVFSTQSRASHLPDMPLAVETDSESKTRLWRQHLIEYRRDTDARCGRGEQQRPPASSVDAKVKR; encoded by the coding sequence ATGCTCGCAGACGTGACAGACACCTATGGCCGTCCTCCATCGGAGCGCGGCGCGCGaggggacggcggcgccaagcaccagaagaagaagcggaAGACAAAGCTGAAGCGCGTCGACGAGTCAGAGCAGGACGGCTGGCTCGATCGCGCGCGGCAGGGCCTGCACTGCTCGCTtttctgcggcggcgctaaGTGTCGCCAGGAGAGCTGGGAGGCCATGAAGGAGAAGGATCAGCGTGCCGCGGCCATCGAGGGCCTGCAGTCGAACTGGGTCGGCAACGACGTCATCGCGAGCCAGCGACCGTCGACGTCGCTCTTTCTCAAATACCCCATTATCGCTCAGTTTCATGCCAAAAATGTCACTGGGGTTCTCAACCTACAAGAGAAGGGTGAACATGGCAACTGCGGGCCGGACGGCATCTACGAAAGCAGCGGCTACAGCTACAACGGCGCCGAAGATCTGATGCCACACGGCATCTCGTACTACGAGTTTCCGTGGCCGGACATGACAGCTCCGCAACAGGACATCGTGCTGCGCAGTGTGCAGGTCATGGACTACCACATCAAGCAGAAAGGTAAGGTCCTGGTACACTGCCACGCCGGGCTTGGCCGCACCGGACTCATGATCGCGTGCTATTACGTGTACAGCCAGCACATACCGTCCGACGAGGCGATTGCGCTGGTACGCAAGATGCGTCCTGGCGCTATTCAGACGACGCGCCAGGCGCAGTTCATTGCGGACTTCGAGAAGCATCTGTGGCGACTCTCACAGGCGTTCCGGGTTGAAATCTCCGATGCCTTGATTGATCTCAACCTCTTCATtcagcgacagcgcctcgTGCTGCATGGCGAGCAGGCAGACTTGTACAAGAGCGTGCCACTCTTTCTCCACACCATCTTGTGCCGCCTGCTCAACCTGACGAAGAACAACCCAGATGCGGCGCGACTGGCATTGCAGTCCCTTGGCCCAAGCGCTGCACCAACGGACACGACGCTGTCAGCGTGCCGCATCGCCATCAACcgtcgccgcttccgcgTGCAGAGCGTGCGTGATGTGTCCATTCTGAGCTTCTTGGTGTGTGACTGGTTCCGCAGCACGTCATCGCCGGCGTTGACGGAGGAGAACTGCGACCAGATCGTGGAGAGCATGCGGGCTTCCATCTCGAAGCAGGAGGGGCTGCCGTTGGAGATTCGCCGTATCCTGTCGAAGCCGGCGCGCCACACCCTGGGGATGGTGATCTCGGCGTTCATTATCATCTCAAGGCAGGTGGGCTGCGTCAGCCTTACAAACTTTGCCTTCCGCTGCGTCGTCGACTCCTTCAACCACGCCTTCAACCCTATCAAGGTTCGCCACAGCCCGCTCGAGCGCGAGCTTATTCACAAGTTTTTCTTGGAGTGGGGTGAGAGCGTAGGGGACTTGTACTTTAACTACGACACCGTACCCGCCGCGCACCGCACCATCAAGCGGATTGCGCTGGCCTCCTCCATTGTACTGGAGGCGACGAAGAACACCGAtccgccgcggaggagctcGCCTAGTGTTCAGACCCTCTCAGTGCCGTCGTCCACGCAGGAGATGCCTAGCAACCCAGCCAAAAAAACGGAGGGCACTGAGTCTACGCTGGTCTTTTCTACTCAAAGTCGTGCTTCCCACCTGCCAGACATGCCCCTCGCCGTCGAAACGGACTCGGAAAGCAAAACACGCCTCTGGCGGCAACACTTGATCGAGTACCGCCGTGACACGGATGCTCGGTGTGGCCGCGGCGAGCAACAGCGTCCGCCCGCCTCTTCAGTCGACGCCAAGGTAAAGCGCTGA
- a CDS encoding putative centrin encodes MSTAAKKGPRTGTNKSAKGSIVCAAPGTDAKRTAASSPFTPATLLEVPPEYKQQLRQAFDKFDDSGKGFIPAHEVVVALYALGYDVGSAELQQLLQEVGAAGAESIDFNDFYNVLVLKMSKKESKTESVRAFKQMDRDDKGYIGLEDLRSMSDSLHMNLTDDELSEMIQFARSVGYHTPAQGQSEFDARDMLAVSETEYLRLMKRANVY; translated from the coding sequence ATGTCTACAGCAGCCAAGAAAGGGCCCCGTACCGGGACCAACAAATCGGCCAAAGGTAGCAtcgtctgcgccgcaccgGGCACAGATGCGAAGCGCACCGCGGCATCATCGCCATTCACGCCCGCGACGCTTCTGGAGGTTCCGCCGGAGTACAAGCAACAGCTGCGCCAGGCATTCGATAAGTTTGACGACTCCGGCAAAGGCTTTATTCCTGCACACGAGGTGGTGGTTGCTCTCTACGCGCTTGGATACGACGTAGGcagcgcggagctgcagcagctgcttcaaGAGGTTggggctgccggcgctgagTCGATCGACTTCAATGACTTCTACAACGTTCTAGTGCTGAAGATGAGCAAGAAGGAGAGCAAGACGGAGTCGGTGCGCGCCTTTAAACAGATGGACCGAGATGACAAGGGGTACATCGGCCTCGAAGACCTGCGCTCTATGTCCGACTCACTGCACATGAACTTGACAGACGACGAGCTGTCCGAGATGATCCAGTTCGCGCGGTCCGTTGGATACCACACCCCCGCGCAAGGACAGTCGGAGTTCGACGCGAGGGACATGCTGGCGGTCTCGGAGACCGAGTACTTGCGTTTGATGAAGCGAGCCAACGTTTACTGA